One part of the Mycolicibacterium aromaticivorans JS19b1 = JCM 16368 genome encodes these proteins:
- a CDS encoding ZIP family metal transporter — protein sequence MRLTIISDSQIAKKIEARSMSASQIALLGGFAGFTIFLGLPIGRLRAPMPNLKTALNAVAIGILVFLLWDVLAHAWEPVDRALAAKQIGHALVNGALLAATFGTGLIGLVWVDGWRRRSRATNEISSAPTDVGGTTKTTHARRLAIMIASGIGLHNFAEGLAIGNSAATGELSLAVLLVIGFALHNATEGFGIVAPLTGQRPSWGFLALLGLVGGGPTFVGTLVGQRFVSEEVSVAFLGLAAGSILYVVIELLAVARTSDLKAVTAWGVFLGVVAGFATDAIITAAGA from the coding sequence GTGAGGCTCACCATCATCAGTGATTCACAAATCGCGAAAAAGATCGAAGCGAGGAGCATGTCGGCAAGCCAGATTGCCCTACTCGGCGGCTTCGCCGGGTTCACGATTTTCCTAGGACTGCCGATCGGGCGGTTGCGCGCACCGATGCCGAACCTGAAAACCGCCCTGAATGCGGTCGCGATCGGAATTCTCGTCTTCCTGCTGTGGGACGTGCTAGCGCATGCTTGGGAGCCGGTCGACCGAGCGCTGGCAGCCAAACAGATCGGCCATGCGCTCGTGAACGGCGCACTTCTGGCAGCGACATTCGGCACTGGGCTTATCGGGTTGGTATGGGTCGATGGATGGCGAAGGCGAAGCCGGGCAACCAACGAGATCTCCTCTGCACCAACGGATGTTGGCGGCACGACGAAAACAACGCACGCAAGGCGGCTGGCGATCATGATCGCGAGCGGTATCGGTTTGCACAACTTCGCCGAAGGCTTGGCGATCGGCAACTCGGCGGCAACGGGTGAGTTGTCCTTGGCGGTGCTGCTTGTCATCGGCTTCGCGCTGCACAACGCCACCGAGGGGTTCGGCATCGTCGCTCCGCTGACGGGGCAACGTCCGTCGTGGGGATTTCTGGCCTTACTGGGGCTCGTCGGTGGCGGCCCGACGTTTGTCGGCACACTTGTGGGCCAGCGTTTCGTCAGCGAAGAAGTGTCGGTCGCATTTTTGGGCTTGGCTGCAGGCTCCATCCTCTATGTAGTCATCGAATTGCTCGCCGTGGCGCGTACTTCGGACCTCAAGGCAGTGACTGCCTGGGGAGTCTTCCTCGGAGTCGTGGCAGGATTCGCCACTGACGCGATTATCACCGCCGCCGGCGCCTGA
- a CDS encoding ABC transporter permease, giving the protein MQLSQHIVGPTLVIICVLMVITAAAVYWSTSLGSAWTVPRAAVRAVVQLTVVAAILTAALRSLGTSLAVLSVMFVAAAVTAARRSQSDGSWLLAAALATGMIVVVPLLLASGLVPLTGVALVPIVGILLGSTMTAVSVAARRALDTLGTRAGEVEALLALGFTDRLARMEMIGPTAADALLPNLDQTRTVGLVTLPGAFVGVLLSTGSATQAGAVQILILLSILVSQTCAVAVTLELVARGAIRRAGREPGSRRWPLSFWRRRSASDTPH; this is encoded by the coding sequence GTGCAGCTGTCCCAACATATCGTGGGCCCGACGCTGGTCATCATCTGCGTTCTGATGGTGATCACGGCCGCGGCGGTCTACTGGTCGACTTCGCTGGGCTCGGCGTGGACGGTGCCACGCGCCGCAGTTCGCGCAGTAGTCCAGCTGACCGTGGTGGCTGCGATTCTCACCGCCGCGCTGCGCAGTCTGGGGACCTCTCTGGCTGTGCTGTCGGTTATGTTCGTCGCCGCTGCAGTCACTGCGGCGCGCCGTAGCCAGTCCGATGGCTCCTGGCTGCTCGCGGCCGCACTTGCGACGGGCATGATCGTGGTGGTGCCGCTGTTGCTGGCGTCGGGTCTCGTACCTCTCACAGGGGTCGCTCTGGTGCCGATCGTCGGAATTCTCCTGGGCAGTACCATGACTGCGGTCTCGGTGGCTGCCCGTCGCGCACTGGATACTCTCGGCACCCGTGCCGGAGAGGTCGAAGCGCTACTCGCTCTGGGATTCACCGACCGGCTTGCTCGCATGGAGATGATCGGCCCTACGGCCGCGGACGCACTCTTGCCCAACCTTGATCAAACCAGGACGGTGGGTCTGGTGACGCTTCCCGGCGCCTTCGTCGGCGTGCTACTGAGTACCGGTTCGGCAACCCAGGCCGGTGCGGTCCAAATCCTGATCCTGCTGTCCATCCTGGTGTCCCAGACGTGTGCCGTCGCTGTCACGCTCGAACTGGTCGCCCGTGGCGCCATACGTCGCGCCGGCCGCGAACCCGGATCGCGCCGGTGGCCTTTGTCGTTCTGGCGCAGACGATCCGCCTCTGATACACCTCACTGA
- a CDS encoding sulfotransferase family protein has translation MTASTEIGTVEALCDAATEVAGHSDFGDTSDNFTEALSVLLESYSREADFTPLGATMTRHYLRSALVARLLSEAAWKRHPDYAEVAIIQPIFVTGLPRTGTTALHRLLGADPRHQGLELWLAEYPQPRPPRGQWNTIPEYQSLKAYYAKAHQENPDFLGLHYISEDVLEECWQLLRQSLHSVSFESLAHVPTYTRWLATQDWTSSYERHRRNLQLIGLNEPHKRWVLKNPSHLFSLDAIMAVYPDALIVQCHRPPETLLASMCSLAEHSTEGWSNTFLGAQIGHDVLDTWARGIELFNTARTNYNPGQFCDIDYFDFVADPVAVACGVYRHFGLTLSDEAISAMHVAHAEGSESHRAPKHRYTLNHYGLTAEQVHERFAT, from the coding sequence ATGACTGCGTCAACCGAAATCGGAACTGTAGAAGCATTATGCGACGCGGCCACCGAAGTGGCCGGCCACAGCGACTTCGGAGATACCTCCGACAATTTCACCGAAGCCCTGAGCGTCTTGCTCGAATCATACTCGCGGGAAGCAGATTTCACACCGCTGGGCGCCACCATGACGCGCCATTACCTGCGATCGGCATTGGTGGCGCGCCTGCTGAGCGAGGCGGCCTGGAAGCGACACCCCGACTACGCCGAGGTAGCAATCATTCAGCCCATCTTTGTGACCGGGTTACCCCGAACCGGGACGACGGCGCTGCACCGTCTCCTCGGCGCCGACCCCCGCCATCAGGGGCTCGAACTCTGGCTGGCTGAGTACCCGCAGCCACGACCGCCGCGCGGTCAGTGGAATACCATTCCCGAATATCAGAGTCTCAAGGCGTACTACGCCAAGGCCCACCAGGAGAATCCAGACTTCCTAGGCCTGCATTACATCTCCGAAGACGTTCTAGAGGAATGCTGGCAGCTTCTCCGGCAGTCGCTGCACTCAGTGTCCTTCGAATCACTTGCCCACGTGCCCACTTACACACGCTGGCTGGCTACCCAAGACTGGACATCATCCTATGAACGGCATCGCAGGAACCTTCAGCTGATCGGACTCAACGAACCGCACAAACGTTGGGTCCTGAAAAACCCGAGCCATCTGTTCTCACTCGATGCGATCATGGCGGTCTACCCCGACGCGCTGATCGTTCAATGCCACCGCCCACCCGAAACCCTGTTGGCATCAATGTGTTCATTGGCAGAGCACAGCACCGAAGGTTGGTCGAACACGTTCCTCGGGGCACAGATCGGCCACGATGTCCTGGATACCTGGGCCCGGGGTATCGAGCTATTCAACACCGCGCGCACGAACTACAACCCGGGGCAATTCTGCGACATCGACTACTTCGATTTCGTCGCCGATCCGGTCGCCGTGGCCTGCGGGGTTTACCGACACTTCGGGCTGACACTAAGCGACGAAGCAATCTCTGCCATGCATGTGGCCCATGCCGAAGGCAGCGAGAGCCACCGCGCACCCAAGCACAGGTACACACTGAACCACTACGGGTTGACTGCCGAGCAAGTCCACGAAAGGTTTGCGACGTAG
- a CDS encoding SDR family oxidoreductase — protein sequence MAGLLQDKVVVITGVGPGLGTTLATRCAQEGADLVLAARSASRLDEVAKNVTNLGRRAVSVPTDITVDGDVHALAQEALCAYGKIDGLVNNAFMYPSMKPFAGTTFTHIRDSFELTVLGALRTIQAFSPALAESRGSIVNLSSMVIRHSEPQYGPYKLAKSALLAMSQSLSSELGGSGIRVNSVAPGYIWGQVLKDYFQQQAETSGVSLDAVYAAAAAPSDLKRLVTEDDVSSAIIFLISDLANGITGQTVDVNCGEHKA from the coding sequence ATGGCGGGACTGTTGCAGGACAAGGTTGTGGTGATCACGGGGGTCGGCCCCGGCCTGGGCACCACGCTGGCCACGCGCTGCGCCCAGGAGGGTGCCGATCTGGTGTTAGCGGCGCGATCAGCGTCCCGACTTGATGAGGTCGCCAAGAACGTAACCAACCTAGGTCGGCGGGCTGTCTCCGTGCCTACCGACATCACGGTGGACGGCGACGTCCACGCACTTGCCCAAGAAGCCTTGTGCGCCTACGGCAAGATCGATGGACTGGTCAACAACGCCTTCATGTATCCCTCCATGAAGCCCTTCGCCGGAACCACTTTCACCCATATTCGCGACTCTTTCGAGCTGACGGTCCTCGGCGCCCTGCGCACCATCCAGGCTTTCAGCCCTGCCCTCGCCGAATCGCGGGGATCCATTGTGAACCTCAGTTCAATGGTCATTCGGCATTCAGAACCACAGTACGGCCCGTATAAGCTGGCCAAGTCGGCATTGCTGGCGATGTCCCAGTCCCTCTCAAGTGAGTTGGGCGGCAGCGGAATACGCGTCAACTCCGTTGCGCCCGGTTATATCTGGGGCCAGGTACTCAAGGACTACTTCCAGCAGCAAGCAGAAACCTCCGGCGTATCTCTCGACGCCGTCTATGCTGCCGCCGCAGCGCCATCAGACCTCAAGCGCCTGGTCACCGAGGACGATGTCTCCTCGGCAATCATCTTTCTGATCAGCGATCTGGCCAATGGCATCACCGGCCAGACCGTCGACGTCAACTGTGGGGAGCACAAAGCATGA
- a CDS encoding SRPBCC domain-containing protein, producing the protein MRSITVDIDAPTDVVWRVLVDLERYPLWNPFCLSAVSTLRMGAPVEMLLADYARGEGTFTNTEYVCAIVPERLLSWELVATEESPYAARRDQVIEAVDANRCRYYSTDAFLGDHAHEIMNETGGWVKRAFDDTALALKQRSEQVFARQRNIKA; encoded by the coding sequence GTGCGTTCGATCACCGTCGACATCGATGCCCCCACAGATGTCGTGTGGCGCGTACTGGTCGATCTCGAACGCTATCCGTTGTGGAATCCGTTCTGCCTATCCGCAGTATCCACGCTCCGCATGGGCGCCCCCGTAGAGATGCTGCTGGCCGACTATGCCCGTGGGGAAGGCACATTCACCAATACCGAGTACGTCTGCGCGATAGTGCCTGAACGGTTACTGTCCTGGGAATTGGTGGCCACCGAGGAATCCCCCTATGCCGCTCGCCGAGATCAGGTCATCGAGGCCGTCGATGCCAACAGATGCCGCTACTACTCCACAGACGCCTTTCTGGGCGACCACGCCCACGAGATTATGAACGAGACCGGAGGTTGGGTGAAACGCGCCTTCGATGACACCGCACTTGCCTTGAAGCAACGCAGCGAACAGGTCTTCGCCCGCCAGAGAAACATCAAGGCCTGA
- a CDS encoding Fic family protein: protein MVVVNTAAIQAAVAMSETVDADAIRAMHRALMVNDARHTPGGFRTEPVWIGGGSTPIGATFVGPRHELIPAAIDDLIAYTQRVDVPARPQIAVTRAQFETIHPFTDGTGRALAQALLRNKGLTRQVTVPVSAGLLADTDAYFAALLSYRDGDATPIVQRFSQATVPAIANGRQLVRELREIRENWNGVITARSDSAVWRVADLLTRAQSSTPRCWRGSWAWSPPTLTATSIRSQRRESSSRQPLDPATECGARPKCSPRSMLSPNAPAGEADTREFTSDISGRQGVSSCCFGWCVSCILKPRLRMLIIEAAKHLGRDISDVSMP from the coding sequence GTGGTCGTGGTCAACACTGCGGCGATACAAGCAGCGGTCGCCATGTCCGAGACCGTGGACGCCGATGCGATCCGCGCGATGCACCGAGCATTGATGGTCAACGATGCCCGCCATACGCCTGGCGGGTTCCGCACCGAGCCAGTGTGGATCGGAGGTGGATCGACCCCAATCGGCGCGACGTTTGTCGGCCCGCGCCATGAGTTGATTCCTGCGGCGATCGACGATCTGATCGCTTACACGCAACGGGTCGATGTGCCCGCGCGGCCGCAAATCGCAGTGACCCGCGCACAATTCGAGACCATTCACCCCTTCACCGACGGCACCGGCCGCGCTCTGGCGCAAGCCCTACTGCGCAACAAGGGCCTGACGCGTCAGGTCACGGTGCCCGTCTCAGCCGGCCTGCTCGCCGACACCGACGCGTACTTCGCCGCGCTGTTGAGCTACCGCGACGGTGACGCCACGCCGATTGTCCAGCGCTTCTCCCAAGCCACCGTCCCGGCGATCGCCAACGGGCGACAACTGGTCCGCGAACTTCGCGAGATCCGGGAGAACTGGAACGGCGTGATCACCGCGCGGTCCGACTCCGCGGTGTGGAGGGTCGCCGATTTGTTGACCCGCGCCCAGTCGTCAACGCCGCGCTGCTGGCGCGGGAGTTGGGCATGGAGTCCACCAACGCTCACCGCTACCTCAATCCGCTCACAGAGGCGGGAATCCTCATCGAGACAACCACTGGATCCCGCAACCGAGTGTGGCGCTCGCCCGAAGTGCTCGCCGCGCTCGATGCTTTCGCCGAACGCGCCGGCCGGCGAGGCTGATACGCGAGAATTTACCTCGGACATATCTGGTCGGCAGGGGGTGTCGTCGTGCTGCTTCGGATGGTGCGTGAGCTGCATTCTCAAACCCAGGCTTCGCATGCTCATCATCGAGGCCGCAAAACATCTCGGACGTGACATTTCGGACGTGTCGATGCCGTGA
- a CDS encoding type II toxin-antitoxin system RelE family toxin: MIERRYELVVAPIVRSQLAETLPESVAFAAYEFITGPLLDNPHRVGKRLRPPLEDRHSARRGTYRVIYRINDEHRRVTVVGVFSRADAYRTQ, from the coding sequence GTGATCGAACGGCGATACGAACTGGTTGTTGCTCCGATCGTGCGAAGTCAGCTGGCCGAAACCCTTCCGGAGTCTGTCGCGTTCGCAGCCTACGAGTTCATCACCGGTCCACTCCTGGACAATCCCCATCGGGTTGGCAAGCGTCTGCGGCCACCACTCGAGGATCGCCACAGTGCCCGTCGAGGTACTTATCGCGTGATCTACCGCATCAACGATGAGCATCGCCGCGTCACGGTCGTGGGCGTGTTCAGCCGAGCAGACGCCTACCGAACTCAGTAA
- a CDS encoding type II toxin-antitoxin system Phd/YefM family antitoxin, whose protein sequence is MTETTSLAETKAHLSELVARVGEQHERITVTVHGRPAAVILAVDDLESLEETIAVLSDSAAVRALSEADAQLARGEGETQDQLAAAMHARRAGK, encoded by the coding sequence ATGACAGAAACCACCTCGTTGGCTGAGACGAAAGCCCACCTATCCGAGTTGGTGGCCCGGGTCGGAGAGCAACACGAACGGATCACCGTCACGGTCCATGGACGGCCGGCTGCGGTCATTCTCGCTGTCGACGATTTGGAGTCACTCGAGGAGACCATCGCCGTCCTGTCCGACTCAGCCGCGGTGCGGGCCCTGAGCGAGGCCGACGCTCAACTGGCCCGCGGCGAAGGTGAGACCCAAGACCAACTTGCCGCAGCGATGCACGCACGTCGAGCCGGGAAGTGA
- a CDS encoding alpha/beta hydrolase, translating to MSSPIEQVAARCTQAFNTGSLLLRGSPAAAGWVLGWLNAEFAPQVLTGHALATVSPLQRVACALAVQKADKVLDAALEETFGKDYASQVRHPLDQEPGHRPNVAAVLDAMHHRRRYAATTRNISYGPRGRDNTLDIWRRPDLPEGYRAPVLIQVPGGGWSVNDKRGQAYPLMARMSELGWICVTINYSRSPRNAFPSHIIDVKRAIAWVKANIAEYGGDPDFVAITGGSAGGHLSSLAALSAGDESLQPGFENADTSVQAVAPYYGVYDLTTTDKMHPLMMPLLEHVVVQRRLEDNPQVYRDASPMHRIHRDAPPFFVLHGESDAVIPSAQARDFVAALRYSGPATVAYAELPKAHHAFDTIATLRCQLAAEAVASFMGIVYGRHVAAREGSERVAVGSAS from the coding sequence ATGAGCAGTCCAATCGAGCAGGTCGCCGCGCGTTGCACGCAGGCGTTCAATACCGGGTCACTGTTGCTGCGCGGCTCGCCGGCCGCCGCCGGCTGGGTGCTGGGATGGCTCAACGCCGAGTTCGCGCCTCAGGTCCTCACCGGTCACGCACTCGCGACCGTCTCGCCGCTGCAGCGGGTCGCCTGCGCACTGGCCGTCCAGAAAGCCGACAAGGTGCTCGATGCGGCGCTGGAGGAGACCTTCGGGAAGGACTACGCCTCCCAGGTGCGGCATCCGCTCGACCAGGAGCCGGGACACCGGCCCAACGTCGCAGCCGTCCTCGACGCCATGCACCATCGACGCCGGTACGCGGCCACCACCCGGAACATCTCCTACGGCCCCCGAGGCCGCGACAACACCCTCGACATCTGGCGCCGCCCCGATCTGCCCGAGGGATATCGCGCGCCGGTTCTCATTCAGGTCCCGGGCGGTGGGTGGTCGGTGAATGACAAACGCGGCCAGGCCTATCCGTTGATGGCGCGGATGTCCGAGCTTGGCTGGATCTGCGTCACCATCAACTACAGCCGCAGCCCGCGCAACGCCTTCCCGTCGCACATCATCGACGTCAAGCGGGCGATCGCCTGGGTCAAGGCCAACATCGCCGAGTACGGCGGAGACCCGGACTTCGTTGCGATCACCGGGGGGTCGGCCGGCGGCCACCTGAGCTCACTGGCGGCGCTGAGCGCGGGGGATGAGAGCCTGCAGCCCGGCTTCGAGAACGCCGACACGAGCGTGCAGGCCGTCGCGCCCTACTACGGCGTGTATGACCTCACCACCACCGACAAGATGCATCCGCTGATGATGCCGCTGCTCGAGCATGTCGTCGTCCAGCGTCGGTTGGAAGACAATCCCCAGGTGTACCGGGACGCGTCGCCGATGCATCGCATCCATCGTGACGCTCCACCGTTTTTCGTGCTGCACGGTGAGAGCGACGCCGTCATCCCGAGTGCACAAGCACGTGATTTCGTTGCGGCACTTCGCTATTCGGGACCGGCTACGGTGGCCTATGCCGAGCTACCCAAAGCTCACCACGCCTTCGACACGATTGCGACGCTGCGCTGCCAACTCGCGGCCGAAGCCGTTGCGAGCTTCATGGGCATCGTCTACGGCCGCCATGTCGCGGCGCGCGAAGGTTCTGAGAGAGTCGCAGTCGGCTCAGCGAGCTGA
- a CDS encoding SDR family oxidoreductase, translating to MQPPARVVLITGASRGIGAEVARQLPAPDTHAIVHYREKAQRANDVVDAIRAAGGSATALAADITDAVEVEAMMQYVTAHFGRLDALILNASGGLEIGADPGYAMRLNRDAQRRLALLAMPLMPAGSRIVFVTSHQAHFYPHKAVAKGYGRVAASKRAGETALYAMRSELDHAGIHLTVVSGDGTMGALPTVEGFATKIVNAAVTPNPSTIVYAGAADYLMTVA from the coding sequence ATGCAGCCACCCGCCCGCGTCGTGTTGATCACTGGTGCATCCCGAGGAATCGGAGCCGAAGTCGCACGTCAGCTCCCCGCACCCGACACCCACGCGATCGTGCACTACCGCGAGAAGGCCCAGCGGGCCAACGACGTGGTCGACGCCATTCGAGCTGCGGGCGGCAGCGCCACTGCTCTGGCTGCCGACATCACCGACGCCGTCGAGGTCGAGGCGATGATGCAGTACGTCACCGCGCACTTCGGCAGGCTGGATGCATTGATCCTCAACGCGTCGGGCGGTCTGGAGATCGGCGCGGATCCGGGGTACGCGATGCGACTCAATCGCGACGCCCAGCGCCGCCTTGCGCTGCTGGCGATGCCGCTGATGCCGGCCGGCTCGCGGATCGTATTCGTCACCAGCCATCAGGCCCACTTCTATCCGCACAAGGCGGTGGCGAAGGGATACGGGCGAGTGGCCGCCAGCAAGCGAGCCGGCGAAACCGCGCTCTATGCAATGCGTTCCGAGCTGGACCATGCCGGGATACACCTCACCGTGGTCTCCGGCGATGGCACCATGGGAGCTCTGCCGACGGTCGAGGGGTTCGCGACCAAGATCGTCAACGCCGCAGTCACCCCGAATCCGTCGACGATCGTCTACGCCGGCGCCGCGGACTACTTGATGACTGTGGCCTAA
- a CDS encoding aminotransferase class I/II-fold pyridoxal phosphate-dependent enzyme — MADISRAYNSVGQLRADAWCRLDEAADRLTRTTTTGALKEKYVGICRDLLTDLTPLEPYWAFPGSPQFARVQRLFAAGSYDKFAALVTHVNRALTTESYRSGHDHTGVDAADLFPTDPRHLESQPANHREQPYFEVLVVEKMTEAQERALRKEVRSWRRPDDEFIYELVVVGSGDEALIAARLNVNLQAVVIRRRFSHQSTRDLSTLAEFIDAELTGELADHQSPDDRAEILATSLAQLRPELDLYLMTEIEVEDIAGRLGQHFRRVFHAREGMLELHLSILHGVAARYRTPFFSALKQYSHRPTGVFHALPISQGKSIVTSHWIKDMVGFYGLDVFMAETSATCGGLDSLLDPTGPLREAQELASETYGSRHSYFVTNGTSTANKVVTQALVAPGDIVLLDRNCHQSHHYGMMLAGAHVVYLEAYPLEQYSMYGAVPLHEIKSKLLALRAAGKLDRVKMISLTNCTFDGIVYDVTRVMEECLAIKPDLVFLWDEAWFAFARFHPVYRTRTAMASAKALREKLQDPSYTAHYESTLDASSTMTDEELLATRLHPDPARARVRVYATQSTHKTLTALRQGSMIHVFDQDFEQKVAESFHEAYMAHTSTSPNYQILASLDLGRRQVALEGVELVQRQLENAMQLRDAIDNHPLLHKYFSCLRTSDLIPDQYRPSHIAQPLRSGLRNMMAAWEADEFVLDPSRITLSIGNTGYDGDQFKRQQLMDRHGVQINKTSRNTVLFMTNIGTTRSSVAFLVEVLVKIARELEEHVSEMSLGERGRFERRVHRLMRQSIPLPDFSGFHAAFRNGDQTPEGDVRPAFYLSYNDANCEYLSDSEIDERLGGGRQVVSATFVTPYPPGFPVLVPGQLFSPQILAFIRDLDTPEIHGYRPDYGYRVYTEKAMEIASGAVTAESNGHRTLVSASGDGALEPGCD; from the coding sequence ATGGCGGATATCTCGCGCGCATACAACAGTGTCGGACAACTGCGGGCGGACGCCTGGTGCCGACTCGACGAAGCCGCCGACCGGCTCACGCGGACAACCACCACCGGTGCGCTCAAAGAGAAGTACGTCGGCATCTGCCGGGATCTGCTGACCGACCTCACGCCGCTGGAGCCGTACTGGGCGTTCCCGGGATCGCCGCAATTCGCCCGGGTGCAGCGGCTGTTCGCCGCAGGCAGTTATGACAAGTTCGCCGCCCTCGTCACGCATGTCAACCGGGCACTGACCACCGAGTCGTACCGGTCGGGCCACGACCACACCGGCGTCGACGCCGCGGACCTGTTCCCGACCGATCCGCGGCACCTGGAGAGCCAGCCCGCGAACCACCGCGAACAGCCGTACTTCGAAGTGCTCGTCGTTGAAAAGATGACCGAGGCCCAGGAGCGTGCGCTGCGCAAGGAGGTCCGCAGCTGGCGCAGGCCCGACGACGAATTCATCTACGAGCTCGTTGTGGTGGGCAGCGGCGACGAGGCGTTGATCGCCGCCCGGCTCAACGTGAATCTGCAGGCGGTGGTGATCCGGCGCCGGTTCTCCCATCAGTCCACCCGCGACCTGTCCACCCTGGCGGAGTTCATCGACGCCGAGCTCACCGGCGAACTCGCCGACCACCAGTCGCCCGACGACCGGGCCGAGATCCTGGCCACGTCACTGGCGCAACTGCGACCCGAACTCGACCTGTACCTGATGACCGAGATCGAGGTCGAGGACATCGCCGGGCGTCTCGGCCAGCACTTCCGCCGGGTGTTCCACGCCCGCGAAGGCATGCTCGAGCTGCACCTGTCGATCTTGCACGGGGTTGCCGCGCGCTATCGGACACCGTTCTTCAGTGCGCTCAAGCAGTACAGCCACCGACCGACCGGCGTGTTCCATGCGCTGCCGATCTCGCAGGGCAAGTCGATCGTCACCTCGCACTGGATCAAAGACATGGTCGGCTTCTACGGGCTCGACGTGTTCATGGCCGAGACATCGGCCACGTGTGGCGGCCTGGATTCGCTGCTCGATCCCACCGGGCCGTTGCGTGAAGCGCAGGAACTGGCATCCGAGACCTACGGCTCACGCCACAGCTATTTCGTCACCAATGGCACCTCGACGGCGAACAAGGTCGTCACCCAAGCCCTCGTCGCACCCGGCGACATCGTGCTGCTCGACCGGAACTGCCACCAGTCCCACCACTACGGGATGATGCTGGCCGGCGCGCACGTCGTCTATCTCGAGGCGTATCCGCTGGAGCAGTATTCGATGTATGGCGCGGTGCCGCTGCACGAGATCAAGTCCAAGCTGTTGGCGTTGCGGGCGGCCGGCAAGCTCGATCGCGTCAAGATGATCTCCCTGACCAACTGCACATTCGACGGGATCGTCTACGACGTCACGCGGGTCATGGAGGAATGCCTGGCCATCAAACCCGACCTCGTATTCCTCTGGGACGAAGCGTGGTTCGCCTTCGCGCGATTCCATCCGGTATACCGCACCCGAACCGCGATGGCATCAGCCAAGGCGCTGCGCGAGAAGCTCCAGGATCCGTCCTACACCGCGCACTATGAGTCGACCCTCGATGCCTCGTCCACCATGACGGACGAGGAGCTGCTGGCCACCAGACTGCATCCGGATCCCGCCCGGGCCCGGGTTCGGGTGTATGCCACCCAGTCCACCCACAAGACACTGACGGCGCTGCGGCAGGGTTCGATGATCCACGTCTTCGACCAGGACTTCGAGCAGAAGGTCGCCGAGTCGTTCCATGAGGCCTACATGGCGCACACCTCCACGTCGCCGAACTACCAGATCCTGGCGTCGCTCGATCTGGGGCGCCGGCAAGTCGCCCTCGAAGGCGTCGAACTGGTCCAGCGTCAGCTGGAGAATGCGATGCAGCTGCGCGACGCCATCGACAACCACCCGCTGTTGCACAAATACTTTTCGTGCCTGCGCACGTCGGACCTGATCCCGGATCAATACCGGCCCTCGCACATCGCCCAGCCGCTGCGATCCGGGCTGCGCAACATGATGGCGGCCTGGGAGGCCGATGAATTCGTCCTCGACCCGTCGCGAATCACGTTGTCTATCGGCAACACCGGCTACGACGGCGATCAATTCAAGCGTCAGCAGCTGATGGACCGCCATGGCGTGCAGATCAACAAGACGTCGCGAAACACCGTTCTGTTCATGACGAACATCGGCACCACGCGCAGCTCGGTCGCGTTCCTGGTCGAGGTGTTGGTGAAGATCGCCCGCGAACTCGAGGAGCACGTCTCGGAGATGAGCCTCGGCGAGCGCGGCCGGTTCGAACGCCGGGTACACCGGCTGATGCGTCAGTCCATCCCGCTGCCGGACTTCAGCGGGTTCCACGCCGCGTTCCGCAACGGCGACCAGACGCCCGAAGGGGACGTGCGGCCGGCGTTCTATCTGTCCTACAACGACGCCAACTGTGAATACCTCAGCGACAGCGAGATAGACGAGCGGCTGGGCGGGGGCCGGCAGGTGGTGTCGGCGACGTTCGTGACGCCGTATCCGCCCGGGTTCCCGGTGCTGGTTCCCGGGCAGCTTTTCAGCCCGCAGATCTTGGCGTTCATCCGCGACCTGGACACACCCGAGATCCACGGCTACCGACCCGACTACGGCTACCGGGTCTACACCGAGAAGGCGATGGAAATCGCCTCTGGTGCGGTGACCGCCGAATCCAACGGCCATCGGACGCTGGTGTCGGCGAGCGGCGACGGCGCGCTCGAGCCGGGTTGCGATTAG